The sequence below is a genomic window from Lolium perenne isolate Kyuss_39 chromosome 7, Kyuss_2.0, whole genome shotgun sequence.
CTACTACAACTTGAGTACCTAACGACGTGATTAAGCAGGTGCGCTGACCAAGCGTGGCAAACAGGTAACATCTTGAAGAATTTCAGTGGTCGAAACCCCAAAATAGGACTAGTCGGAGGCAGAAGATCAAAGATGATCGAGAGACAGAGAATATGGATAGCTATAGGTGTGGGTCAAGTTTGATCCGGTCGACGTAAGGAAATTTTCTCCAAGTGGCTGGAATACGTGCAGACAAAACAAGCCCGTAAATAATTCGTCTCCATTCCGGCGAAAGCAAGGAAACCCTCGTTTCGTCTCCATTACGGCGTGGCATACGAGCTTTCCACGAGTCTCCGTACAGAAAATCCACGGTCAGGTCGATGCGTTACAGTTTCTGTACGTTCCAACTAGTGCCGCCGTGTACAGTAGTACAGTAGTACTCTACCGAGCATCGGCGACCATGTACAGTAGGAGTACGAAACAGCCGCTGTCATCCCCCACGTCCGTCCGTAATGAAGAAAGCGAAGGGGCACGTTGCGTGTCAGCTCGAATGGGGGCGCCAGATTACCTGACGGGGTTAAAAATATTCGTTTTGTAAATTCCGCTCGTGCGTGCGTGCGCGCCCGCCCATGAATCCGATCATTTTAGGCTTGGTCTTCCACGAAAAGAAATGGCGCATGGTGAAGCGGCCGGTCGCCGGTCAGGTTCGCCGTGCCCCTCCCCGCGGCCGCGTGCGGACTGCCTCAACTTTCTTTGACTGACTCCGATCGCGGTGCGCCCATGCTTCAAGCTTCCGTTTCCTCGGAGCAACCTGCTAGAGTATCAGAGCTGCCAacgttcctttttttttttgaactgctGCCAACGTTTCTAGGTGACCCATGAAATTACGATTCAATCCATTCTCTAAAAGCATCTACACTGGGAGACCTAAAGGCCCCCCGAACCGTTTTTCGGTGCTCTGGTCGAAAATCACTCCCCACCGAGGCCTCCTAAACCTTGTCGGAGCCAACTGAGCTCGCTTATCTGAGCGGCACTCCCGTGTCAGCCCCTTAGATAGGGGGTCGAACGGGGGTGCCTGCAACCCTCAGCGAATCAAAAAAGGCACGTGGGCCCGTGCTAGCAGCAAACATAACGCCCCGGTCAACATTTTCTAAGCGGCATAAGTCCTATATTGGCACGGGTTTCTATCGCGTCACGACGCAGCTCCCAACGGCGGTGTAATAGTGCCCACCCACATGTACCCGTCGCTTGCCCTTTGCTCGATAAAAAGGGGAGCGTCGGTCGGTCTCCGCCTCAAACCCTAGCAGTCGATATCACTATCTTCGCCAAAACCTAGCCATAACTCGCCATTTCGCACAACCATGAAGCCGGTGGGAGCGGAGACGGCAGGAGCTGGAGCGGTGACGAGGAGCGTGAGCGGCCGCATAATCTCACCATTGGCGAAGAGCATGCTCTGTGCGAGGTGGGACTCCTCATCCCGTAGGACTGGCAGCTCCTCGGCCGGTGGAAGTCTACCGCGATGAAGGGGGCATACACCGTGCCGCCTCTGCTGGAAGGAGGCGCGTACGACGGTTACGTCGCATGGCGGTGGAGCGAGGTCACACCAAAGGCATAGGCGAAGCCCAACTAGGTCACCGACAGCCAGATGTAGGCCCCTTCGCTTTTTTACGGAGCACAAGGCCGGCGCGACCTTCGGCCCCTACGACAACTCGTTCAACTGTCACGGGCGCTCTGGTGGAAGGGCCGGAACATTGACGCCGTGCTCGCCCAACATGGCTATCATCGAGctagggggtggggggggggggatcgTTTCTAAGGTGGAGCTTGCCTCCACGTGCTGAAGAAGGAGAAAGGACGAGGTGGCACTCCCTAGAGGCTGCCTCTACTTCCATCGTCTCGGCCGTACCCCAACGCTGCCGCCACCCAATGACGACAAGAAGGAGTGCGTCAACTAGAGCTTCTTCAACCTAGATTTAAATTTAAGTTTAGTTAAAATTCATTTAAACTTTTCAAAAACCGTAAGTGTTTTAATGAATTTCATCAATTTAGGTTTCGAATTTACAGTCCAATTTTTTTCTTGATTATTTGAGCATTTGGGTTTTAATTTGAGGACCGTTGGTGGGGGAGCCAACCCCCAAACCGTGGCACGTTTTTTTTTTGATCCAAAATCCCAGATTTATTAAGAGAAATCACCGGTTACAAACACCCTGAGAAAGAAAAAAACAACAAAGTCCTTGGGAGAGCCGGCCGCTGCCGCCGTCGACTCGCATGGAAGACACGCCGCCGCCATCTTCGCTCCGGGGAGCGTTGCATCGGCAAGCAGCCGGAAGTCCTTCCAGAAAGGGGCTTCAAGAGCCCTACGCGTCGAAGGAGAAGCCGCCGTCTTCAAAGTCTTCACCGGTGAACCTCCGCCAGATCCGGGCTCGCTCCTGAGCAGACGCCCACAGCAACCGGCGAGGACTGCCGGAGCCAGGACGCACCTCCCCCAGATCCTCCGCAAGAAGGCCAGAGCGCAGCCGACCGCGACGAAGAGAGGAACATGGAACAAAAGCTCCACAGGGAGGTCGTCGTCTTCGCGCCGATGACCACGCCCAGAGCACCACCTCCCACCAGATCGACGGATCTGAGGGCACCAAAAGCCGGAAGCTTCACGGATCCGCCAGACAAGGCCTCGCCGTGATGGGGAAGAAGCTCCGGCAACCTTATTCCAcatcgccgccgccaccaccaccctgCCAGCGCCGATGGGGAGCCTTACCCTACTATCTACAAGCCTCGGGCACAGATCGACGGCCCCTCCACCCTCCCGCCGCCACAAGGACAGCCGGAGAGGGAGACGACCGGCGATCCGGCCGTCGGCGGAGCAAGGGATCTCGGCGCCCTTTCTTTCGCCTCTCATGGGTACTGTTCACGAGTGGGGAAAGTTGGAAACGAGAACCGTGGCACGTTTTACCGGCACCCAAAGCTTATTTCCGACGCTGCTGCCGGCTGGCATATGAGACCCGGTGGGATGCTCTGACCCCGTGCGCGTCACTATATAATGGGTGACGGGCATCTGCCTTAGCCACAACACCTCAAACACACAGTGCGACAGAAGTGAAAGGGAGAGCGCAGCAGCTTGCGGGATAGCCTTGTGGTAGCGACTGAAGGAGCAGACAAGTCCTGCAGAGATCTAGCCAGGCAGCCTTCTGGTAGGGAACCATGTCGCCGGTGCACGTCCCGGAGgtcagcggcagcggcagcggcaacgGGTCCTCCCTGACACTAAACCCGGTGCAGCGGGCGCTCAGCCGCCTCTCGTCGTCGTCGGCCATGACGCCCAGGTCCCCGCCGCCGTCCTACGGGAACATCGTCACCGTGCTCAGCATCGACGGAGGCGGCGTCCGTGGCATCATCCCCGGCACCATCCTCGCCTTCCTCGAAGAAAAGCTCCAGGTTAGTACTACGTTGTATGCATCTATGCGGCCTATGGTACTGGTGCAACAAAACTGACGCCTAACTTGTCTACACAGGAGCTCGATGGACCTGAGGTGAGGCTCGCGGACTACTTCGACGTGATCGCCGGGACTAGCACCGGGGGGCTGGTGACGGCCATGCTCACCGCGCCCAACGCCCAGGGCCGCCCGCTCTTCGCCGCCAAGGACATCAACGACTTCTACCTCAAACACTGCCCCAAGATCTTCCCTGCTGTCTACGGCGGCCCTCTGGGCCTGCTCAGGAGCATCAGGGGCCCCAAGTACGACGGACAGTACCTCCACTCCGTCGTCAAAGACCTGCTCGGGAAGACGACGGTGAGCCAGGCGCTGCAGAACATCGTCATCCCCACCTTCGACATCAAGCTGCTCCAGCCAACCATCTTCTCCAGATACGACGTGCGAACTAGTACATCTGTAGACATCCGCTAGTCGCTTACCTGACATTTTCCTGCCGAATCGTGCTTAACGTTTGACATGTATAAACTAAACAGGCCCTGAACGACGTCTCCAAGAACGCTCTCCTCTCCGACGTGTGCATCAGCACGTCCGCCGCGCCTACTTACCTCCCCGGCCACCACTTTGAGACCAAGGACAAGGATGGCAAGATCCGGGCCTTCAACCTCATCGACGGAGGCGTCGCTGCCAACAACCCGGTGAGTCatactttctgtcaccgtccctTATAGCACACTACAGAATATAATGCACAACATCGCTTTTGGTGATGTCGCTGACCGATATTGGCACGGATACTGCAGACGATGCTGGCGATGACGCACGTCAGCAAGCAGATCCTGCTGGGCAACAAGGACTTCTTCCCCATAAAGCCCGCCGACTTCGGCAGGTTCATGGTGCTCTCGCTCGGCACCGGCTCCGCCAAGGTGGAGGAGAAGTACGACGCCACCGCCTGCGGCAAGTGGGGCGTCCTCGGATGGCTCTACAACGACGGCGCCTCGCCCCTCATCGACAGCTTCAGCCAGGCCAGCGCCGACCTCGTCGACATCCAGGCCTCCGTGCTCTTCCAGGCGCTGCGCTGCGAGAAGCAGTACCTCCGCATCCAGGACGACGAGCTCAGCGGCGACACCTCCTCCGTCGACGTCTCCACGCCCGACAACCTCAACAGGCTCGTCGGAGTCGGAAAGGCGCTGCTCAAGAGGAGCGTCTGCAGGGTGGACGTCGAGACCGGCAAGAGCGTGCCCGACAACAACAGAGGCACAAACGAGGAGGAGCTCATCCAGTTCGCCCGCATGCTCTCTCAGGAGCGCAAGGCCAGGTTCCAGAAGAAAGGCGCAAGCGTCACACAATAAAACATCATGCATACTAGGATCTACTCATCTTGATGTCAAATACTCGATTATTGTCTCTAGTAGTAGCATCACTGCAGGCCCAAACAAGCTTGTACAGTAGTATAATCCATTCATTAATCTAATCAGTATGTAATTTCTAGGTCTATATATGTACTACCCAAAAGACACTACAGGAAAAAAGCTCAGTGCCGTGCACGGGTCTTTGCCGTGTGCTTCCAGTGCCCTTTGCCGTGCGGAAGTTCTTTACCGTGCGACTCGCGCACGGCAATGAATTCTTTGCCGTGTGGCTCCGGGGCGACGCACGGCAAAccagcagcgcacggcaaagagccaGCACGGCGCTCGGCAAAGCAACCCCGCACGGTAAAGCAGCCAGACGGCGCACGGCAACGTAACCCCCCACGGCAAAGAGGCCAcgaaggcgcacggcaaagatgcatGCACGGCAACGACGGCTTTGCCGTGTAGGCcaaccctttgccgtgcgtttttgcACGGCACAGAGTACAGtttcatttctttcccttcttttgtagtattcatatttatattaatacttatatttgttgtaaaattagtttttactttttgTAGACTATTTGTTAGTGTTACTTAATACAATCTGTATACCGATAAAACAAGTAATCTACATCTTCATCGACCCCTCCCCCCAACATATCAGGGTTTTGGAGCAAATTAACGGGGGTTCGGTGtctgctaagtgttatcgcccccACATATTTGGTGCAATTTCTTGCAGCTTTACACCTTACACGACACTTCCAAACATATTCTAGGTCCACAtgaaagttttggtggcattccggtgctccggcggtcgttcccccccgataacggcggtctacgtgcctcggggggtctacccccctagatttcaccgcgcgaggtttcacaaatatactttttgataggtatagttttgtttaggacatatacacatggaaagctaggtttggcacactttggcacactatagccaccggtatacccgcagcgggacacttcagcctacaagtcgaggaatcttccaagtgttatcacccgaaagagaggaatctcacacatgggagctatgccttgcaccatttggtgaatcacaccttccaacacactttcacacatatcctaggtccacatgcaagtgttggtggcattccggtgccccggcggtcgttcccccccgataacggcggtctgcgt
It includes:
- the LOC127323734 gene encoding patatin-like protein 2: MSPVHVPEVSGSGSGNGSSLTLNPVQRALSRLSSSSAMTPRSPPPSYGNIVTVLSIDGGGVRGIIPGTILAFLEEKLQELDGPEVRLADYFDVIAGTSTGGLVTAMLTAPNAQGRPLFAAKDINDFYLKHCPKIFPAVYGGPLGLLRSIRGPKYDGQYLHSVVKDLLGKTTVSQALQNIVIPTFDIKLLQPTIFSRYDALNDVSKNALLSDVCISTSAAPTYLPGHHFETKDKDGKIRAFNLIDGGVAANNPTMLAMTHVSKQILLGNKDFFPIKPADFGRFMVLSLGTGSAKVEEKYDATACGKWGVLGWLYNDGASPLIDSFSQASADLVDIQASVLFQALRCEKQYLRIQDDELSGDTSSVDVSTPDNLNRLVGVGKALLKRSVCRVDVETGKSVPDNNRGTNEEELIQFARMLSQERKARFQKKGASVTQ